ACCTCTGCCAGGTGTGAAACATCTGCAAAGCGCTCCACCCAGAACATAGTGCCCGTGAACTGCAACTGGTACAGGCAAAGGTTGGAGTGGATAAACTGGTCCATCTCCTGCAGCGGGTAGTGCAGCAGTTGCGCCAGCAGCATGCGCATGGCCCGGCCGTGCATGCAAATCAAAATGGTTTTCTCTTCTGGCCTGGACAGCATCAGGTCTATGACCGGGCGCTGCCGGGCCGCCACCTGCACCGGGCTTTCACCCCCCTCAACGGGTAAGTCAATCTCGCCTTCCTGCCAGCGCCGAAGCACCTCAAAATAGTAGGCGTCTTCCTCGGGGGTGATGCGGGTGCCCTCGCGAGTACCCCAGCTGATCTCATTCAGGCCGGCGTGTTGCTCATGGGGTATGCCCAGGTCAATGAACCCCTGCACCGACTGGATGCTGCGCTGCAGCACCGAGGTGTAGACTTTGTCAAACGCGATGTCTTTGTAAGCCTGGAAGAATTTTTCGGCTTGCCAGTGGCCGGTCTCATTTAGCGGGCTGTCAATGCCGCTGCCCTGCACAATGCCCTGCAGGTTAAGGTCGGTCTGGCCGTGGCGAATAAGGTAGATTTTTTTGAGGCTCAATTTTACGCTAATTTGCAGGCCCTAAGTTAGGCCATAATTACGAGAACTACGGATGAAAAGACGCACAGATGTCACCCTGGAACAATTGAACGCCTGGAACAAGAATACGTTAGGCGAGCACCTGGGGATGGA
This Rufibacter radiotolerans DNA region includes the following protein-coding sequences:
- a CDS encoding histidine phosphatase family protein, which codes for MSLKKIYLIRHGQTDLNLQGIVQGSGIDSPLNETGHWQAEKFFQAYKDIAFDKVYTSVLQRSIQSVQGFIDLGIPHEQHAGLNEISWGTREGTRITPEEDAYYFEVLRRWQEGEIDLPVEGGESPVQVAARQRPVIDLMLSRPEEKTILICMHGRAMRMLLAQLLHYPLQEMDQFIHSNLCLYQLQFTGTMFWVERFADVSHLAEVNR